The following are encoded together in the Babylonia areolata isolate BAREFJ2019XMU chromosome 30, ASM4173473v1, whole genome shotgun sequence genome:
- the LOC143275574 gene encoding FUN14 domain-containing protein 1-like — protein MAANSDSEVSEEYEVLDLSNINENWFRQLTKRTLGDISRQSALKQFGVGSGTGVLAGWLFVKVGKVAAATLGTTVLLIQVAQHQGYIQINWDRVRSSMRRAEREVHRTANRHYPGLVRNFRDFVQQNLFLAVGFGGGFLVGMAI, from the exons ATGGCAGCCAACTCTGACTCTGAAGTCTCAGAGGAGTATGAG GTGTTAGACCTTTCCAACATCAACGAAAACTGGTTCAGACAGCTCACCAAGAGAACTTTGGGGGATATTTCTCGCCAGTCGGCTCTCAAGCAGTTTGGAGTGGGCAGTGGAACTGGAGT TCTTGCAGGGTGGCTGTTCGTCAAAGTGGGCAAAGTGGCCGCTGCCACTTTGGGAACAACAGTACTTTTGATTCAG gtggcGCAACACCAGGGCTACATCCAGATCAACTGGGATCGTGTGCGGTCCTCCATGAGAAGGGCGGAGCGTGAGGTGCACAGAACAGCCAACAGACATTACCCTGGTCTGGTCAGAAAT tTCCGGGACTTTGTACAGCAGAACCTCTTCCTTGCTGTTGGCTTTGGCGGGGGATTTCTGGTGGGAATGGCTATTTAG